Proteins co-encoded in one Prunus persica cultivar Lovell chromosome G6, Prunus_persica_NCBIv2, whole genome shotgun sequence genomic window:
- the LOC18773985 gene encoding uncharacterized protein LOC18773985, with amino-acid sequence MTSEASDGDKKLPKRRNGCDSIEDTLAKWKNYNDRFDFAKDGVKKKRKAPSKGSKKGCMKGKGGPENSDCVYRGVRQRTWGKWVAEIREPNNFSGVSKKNSRLWLGTFPTAYDAAFAYDEAARAMYGGLARLNFPQNTMKLKEYSNSVYSGTTKTTTSSSYESSTTYNNGDEAEGLDMSSKCAMESSRFVVGKSKESYDFFEDCVHKEPKQETDCSVGFASQDLEVLDATLREAKDVKCELETEYELARNDAEETSVFQTGSYESFNHRPDYLHNELQVVNLDSVPDGKPYYNDWESLETFLRSNNDYLNNELVDAECNGRNDCNPSEDVNVEKPVTSEAMEKEFPMILESGSHNGLDDSCHYMHNEQTNVASNLVTADFEPSNDEIKRSMTDQELRGGLVETTNLNGHNGFIDSYACLDDIRPSNDIKMQENRLANLHNWSVEESYGIDAQNQQGERLPNLPNQSQTQPQGNIPGRLAHTEEASLDIDFDVDLFRQNYDSGVLEEQVFHGSWFPYS; translated from the exons ATGACGTCTGAGGCTTCTGACGG GGATAAAAAATTGCCCAAGAGACGTAATGGTTGTGATTCAATTGAGGACACTCTGGCTAAATGGAAGAATTACAATGACAGATTTGATTTTGCAAAAGATGGAGTGAAAAAGAAGCGGAAGGCCCCATCTAAGGGGTCCAAAAAGGGATGTATGAAAGGGAAAGGAGGGCCTGAGAACTCAGATTGTGTTTATAGAGGTGTTAGGCAGAGGACTTGGGGCAAGTGGGTAGCTGAAATTCGAGAACCAAATAATTTTAGTGGTGTGTCAAAGAAGAACAGTCGTCTTTGGCTTGGTACTTTCCCTACAGCCTATGATGCTGCTTTTGCTTATGATGAAGCTGCAAGGGCCATGTATGGTGGTTTGGCCAGGCTCAACTTTCCACAAAACACTATGAAATTGAAGGAGTATTCTAATTCTGTGTATTCTGGAACAACTAAAAcaacaacatcatcatcatatgagtcttcaacaacatataataATGGGGATGAGGCAGAGGGATTGGACATGAGCAGCAAGTGTGCTATGGAAAGCTCTCGATTTGTGGTAGGCAAATCAAAGGAAAGTTATGACTTCTTTGAGGATTGTGTGCATAAAGAGCCGAAGCAAGAAACTGATTGTTCTGTGGGTTTTGCGTCACAGGATTTAGAGGTGTTAGATGCTACTCTAAGAGAAGCTAAAGATGTGAAATGTGAATTGGAAACTGAGTATGAGCTTGCCAGAAATGATGCTGAAGAAACTAGTGTTTTTCAAACCGGGAGTTATGAAAGCTTCAACCATAGGCCTGATTACTTGCATAATGAGCTACAGGTTGTGAATCTTGATTCAGTACCTGATGGGAAGCCTTATTATAATGATTGGGAATCTTTGGAGACTTTTTTGAGGTCCAACAACGATTACTTAAATAATGAGCTTGTAGATGCGGAATGCAATGGAAGAAATGATTGCAACCCTTCAGAGGATGTTAATGTTGAGAAACCTGTAACGAGCGAAGCCATGGAGAAAGAATTTCCCATGATTCTGGAATCCGGAAGTCACAATGGCCTAGATGATAGCTGCCACTATATGCATAATGAGCAGACAAATGTGGCCAGCAATCTGGTAACAGCCGATTTTGAGCCATCTAACGATGAAATTAAGAGATCAATGACGGATCAAGAATTGCGGGGAGGTCTTGTAGAAACTACGAACTTAAATGGCCATAATGGCTTCATAGATAGTTATGCTTGCTTAGATGACATTAGGCCTTCAAATGATATAAAAATGCAGGAGAACAGACTTGCCAACTTGCATAATTGGTCTGTAGAAGAATCATATGGCATTGATGCTCAGAACCAACAAGGGGAAAGGCTGCCTAATCTCCCTAACCAATCACAGACACAACCACAGGGTAACATACCAGGAAGGTTGGCTCATACGGAGGAAGCAAGTTTAGACATCGATTTCGATGTAGATTTGTTCAGGCAAAATTATGATTCAGGTGTATTAGAAGAGCAGGTGTTTCATGGTTCATGGTTCCCTTACTCTTAG